The following coding sequences lie in one Chryseobacterium culicis genomic window:
- a CDS encoding PA0069 family radical SAM protein, with amino-acid sequence MQNENFIKGQGAQRNVVNRFDRYTYEPEDEDFETVKTSFTEVFPKTIVNQVKSEDLPMEYSMNPYQGCEHGCSYCFARPTHEYWGYSAGIDFERKIMVKKNAPELLEKFFQKRGYKAAPILLSGNTDCYQPAERQFEITRKLLQVCLDYRHPVNILTKNALVLRDLDILKPMAEQNLVSVSLSIPTINEELRRKMEPRTSSAKNKLKAVEILSENNIPVHVMVAPIIPGLNSDEPLNILKAISDAGASGFGYTLVRLNDTVEPVFVNWIEAHFPDRAQKVLNLIRSMRGGKLGDKRYFERQRGEGNIAEMIHTTFKIGRKKFFDGKEFPKLSTTNFTGTRDQQLRLFD; translated from the coding sequence ATGCAAAACGAAAATTTCATAAAAGGTCAGGGTGCTCAGCGGAACGTGGTCAATCGTTTCGACAGGTATACTTATGAGCCGGAAGATGAAGATTTCGAAACAGTAAAAACCTCTTTCACGGAAGTGTTTCCCAAAACCATTGTAAATCAGGTTAAAAGCGAAGACCTTCCGATGGAATATTCTATGAATCCTTATCAGGGATGTGAACATGGCTGCTCTTACTGCTTTGCAAGACCTACCCATGAATATTGGGGATATAGTGCCGGAATTGACTTTGAAAGAAAAATCATGGTGAAAAAAAATGCTCCCGAATTACTGGAAAAGTTTTTTCAGAAAAGAGGTTATAAAGCTGCCCCTATTTTGCTGTCCGGAAATACCGACTGTTACCAACCAGCCGAAAGACAGTTTGAAATTACCAGAAAATTACTGCAGGTTTGTCTTGATTACAGACATCCTGTCAATATTCTGACAAAAAATGCACTGGTACTGAGAGATCTAGATATTTTAAAACCCATGGCAGAACAGAATCTTGTTTCCGTTTCCCTAAGCATTCCCACAATCAATGAAGAACTGAGACGTAAAATGGAGCCAAGAACAAGTTCTGCGAAAAATAAATTAAAAGCCGTCGAAATTCTTTCCGAAAACAATATTCCTGTACATGTAATGGTGGCGCCTATCATTCCCGGACTCAATAGTGATGAGCCGCTGAATATATTAAAAGCAATTTCTGATGCCGGAGCTTCCGGGTTCGGATATACGCTGGTTAGATTAAATGATACCGTAGAACCGGTTTTTGTTAACTGGATTGAAGCCCATTTTCCAGACAGAGCACAAAAAGTCCTCAATCTCATCCGCTCCATGCGAGGTGGGAAGCTGGGAGATAAAAGATATTTTGAAAGACAAAGAGGAGAAGGGAATATTGCTGAAATGATTCACACTACCTTTAAGATTGGCAGAAAGAAGTTTTTTGACGGGAAAGAATTTCCAAAACTGTCCACCACCAACTTTACCGGAACCCGGGATCAGCAACTGAGATTGTTTGATTGA